Below is a window of Shewanella khirikhana DNA.
GAGGGCCATGAGATTTCGGGCCACGGCCAGAGCTGGACGCCTCAATATCGCATGAGCGAGGCCGAAGAGCGCGCCTCCTATGTTCAGAGCATGGCCAACTTGGAGCGCATTACCGGCCAGCGACCTGTGGGCTTCAATGCCTTTTGGATGCGTCATACACAGCGCACCCTGTCCATTCTGCGCGAGCTTGGCTTTATCTACCATATTGACGATCTGAGCCGCGATGAGCCTTCGATTATCCCTGTGGATGGGAAGCCATTTGCCGTGGTGCCTTATACGATGAGAAACAATGATATAGGTCGTTTTGGTGCCAATACCGCCATGACGGCGAGCGGCTTTTTACAGGAGCTTAAGGACGAGTTTGATTGTCTGTACCGTGAAGGCGGCAGTCGCAGGCGCATGATGTCTATCAGTGTCCACGACCGTATCGGCGGCACTCCGGCCTTGGTGACGGCGCTGGATGCCTTTATTCAGTATGCCCGCAGCCACGGCGGTGTGGGCTTTATGCGAAAAGACGAGATTGCCCGCTGGGCATTGGCTCAGCCGGACACGCCCCATAATCCGCCGCGGCAGTTTTAATCGCGCCAGCCTGAGTTGCCAGTGCAAAAAAGCCTTGCCCGCGCTGCTGCCAGACGGCATTGGCGCGGGCGTGCAATTGTTGCTGTCAGCCCGGTTGGCTCTGGCTTTGCCACTGACGGCGGCCAAATTCCAGCAGCATGCCGACGGTAAGGCCCGCCGCAGCGTTCACACTCAGGCTGACGATGGCGGTGGCGCCAATCACAAACAGGCAATAGGGCTTGCCATCGAGGAAGCGCTTGGACCAGGCGAGTTGCAGTCCGGCGGTGGAGAGCAGACTACCGAGAATCGCCATGGGGATGAGCCCCAGCAGCCAGGCTATGTTCTGATCCCAACCGATGGCAATGCCAAGGCA
It encodes the following:
- a CDS encoding polysaccharide deacetylase family protein: MNSRRRFLMGSGAMAMALGISQGSAAAIGAASGLPTIDSNAPGGAGEPQRSEPTIFWPGGERLVISISMQFEAGAQGATAEGPFPPMEPGFVDTITPSWYAYGMNEGIPRLLELWRRHGIKVTSHMVGKAAELAPALARQVADEGHEISGHGQSWTPQYRMSEAEERASYVQSMANLERITGQRPVGFNAFWMRHTQRTLSILRELGFIYHIDDLSRDEPSIIPVDGKPFAVVPYTMRNNDIGRFGANTAMTASGFLQELKDEFDCLYREGGSRRRMMSISVHDRIGGTPALVTALDAFIQYARSHGGVGFMRKDEIARWALAQPDTPHNPPRQF